In Euphorbia lathyris chromosome 10, ddEupLath1.1, whole genome shotgun sequence, a single genomic region encodes these proteins:
- the LOC136208468 gene encoding beta-galactosidase 3-like — MGLQNMGDTSSHGKWDLFWQKWTYQVGLKGEAMDVVSRTSVSSVGWIGSIGNRTETTTIDMVYFNALKGNEPLALDMERWVRVKYGSTSIWRYWTAYANGDCKGCNCAGTFRPPKCQVGSGKPTQKW, encoded by the exons ATGGGATTGCAG AACATGGGGGACACTTCAAGTCATGGAAAATGGGATCTATTCTGGCAAAAGTGGACATACCAGGTTGGACTGAAAGGGGAAGCTATGGATGTAGTTTCTCGGACTAGCGTTTCATCCGTTGGGTGGATTGGAAGCATCGGTAATCGCACAGAGACCACAACCATTGACATG GTCTATTTCAATGCTCTGAAAGGAAATGAACCATTGGCATTGGACATGGAGAGATGGGTAAGGGTCAAATATGGATCAACGAGTATATGGAGATATTGGACTGCATACGCTAACGGTGATTGCAAGGGGTGCAACTGTGCAGGCACGTTTCGTCCTCCTAAGTGTCAAGTTGGTAGCGGCAAACCGACACAGAAATGGTAA
- the LOC136207998 gene encoding terpene synthase 5-like — protein sequence MAKQEHDIVRGASKNLPVGLWRYSFASISPSLDSELELYTVKVDAIKEKVKDMLIQSTKELAYNIEFIDLLCRLGVSYHFEGEIDSHLNHIFIILPNIIEHCNYELYTLATLFRVLRQHGYKMTTDVFKKFKGKDGEFKISDAKGLLSLYEACFLAVHDENILDEALCFTRKHLETVAENSSPHLQIHIRNALILPCHHNMERLDTLNYISFYEADESPNETLLKFAKLDFNRVQLIYRKELALLSTWWKDTNIVESLPYARDRVAEAFIWAVGSIFEPQYSLSRTILAKHVKLESVVDDTYDTYGTMNELNCFTPVMERITTDGIDELPEYMKFLHSCISRIFEETGNDVTEKSSYKASFSNEMLKELARAYLVERSWQNDDGEAPSFDEYMKIGRVTSTFDFVTSAVLQGMENMGIKEIIWVRNNPPMVDATKFFGRLMNDIAARKDVTKRENFPKGIDCYMKQYGVSRSKAIDGILRLLDNKWKVMNEYFLKPTTIPKILLDAGICPLATIPRPRGRGA from the exons ATGGCAAAACAAGAGCATGATATTGTTCGTGGTGCTTCCAAAAACCTTCCTGTTGGGCTTTGGCGTTATAGCTTTGCTTCAATTTCCCCGTCACTTGATTCG GAACTTGAATTGTACACCGTGAAAGTGGATGCAATTAAGGAAAAAGTCAAGGATATGCTAATTCAATCTACAAAAGAATTAGCTTATAACATTGAATTCATCGATCTATTATGCCGTCTTGGTGTATCCTATCATTTTGAGGGTGAAATCGATTCACATCTCAAtcatattttcattattctccCAAATATTATAGAGCATTGTAACTATGAACTCTATACTTTAGCAACTTTATTTCGAGTCTTACGTCAACATGGATATAAAATGACCACTG ATGTGTTTAAGAAATTCAAAGGCAAAGATGGAGAATTCAAGATCAGTGACGCGAAAGGCCTCCTTTCcttgtatgaagcatgttttcTAGCAGTGCACGATGAAAATATATTAGATGAAGCACTTTGTTTTACAAGAAAACATCTTGAAACTGTAGCTGAAAATTCAAGTCCCCATCTTCAGATTCATATAAGGAATGCTTTGATTTTGCCATGTCATCACAACATGGAAAGGCTTGATACTTTGAATTATATATCCTTCTACGAAGCAGATGAATCTCCAAATGAAACTCTTCTCAAATTTGCCAAGTTGGATTTTAATCGAGTACAATTAATCTACAGAAAAGAGTTGGCTTTACTCTCAAC gtGGTGGAAAGATACAAATATTGTGGAAAGCCTTCCTTATGCAAGAGATAGAGTAGCTGAGGCGTTCATATGGGCAGTTGGATCAATTTTCGAGCCTCAATACAGTCTTTCTCGAACGATTTTAGCTAAGCATGTAAAATTGGAATCAGTGGTGGATGATACATATGATACTTATGGCACTATGAATGAACTCAATTGTTTTACACCGGTAATGGAAAG GATCACTACGGATGGCATCGATGAGCTGCCAGAGTATATGAAATTTCTCCACAGTTGTATTTCGAGGATATTCGAAGAAACGGGAAATGATGTCACCGAAAAAAGCTCTTATAAAGCCTCCTTTTCTAATGAAAtg TTAAAAGAGTTGGCGAGAGCCTACTTAGTTGAGAGAAGTTGGCAAAACGATGATGGAGAAGCTCCCTCCTTCGATGAGTATATGAAGATTggaagagtgactagcactttTGACTTTGTTACATCGGCAGTTCTCCAAGGAATGGAAAACATGGGGATTAAGGAAATCATTTGGGTACGAAATAATCCGCCAATGGTTGATGCTACCAAGTTCTTTGGTCGTCTTATGAATGACATTGCAGCAAG GAAGGATGTGACGAAGAGAGAAAACTTCCCTAAAGGGATTGATTGCTATATGAAACAATATGGAGTGTCACGATCGAAGGCCATTGATGGGATACTAAGATTACTTGATAACAAATGGAAGGTCATGAATGAATATTTCCTGAAACCAACTACTATACCAAAGATATTGCTTGATGCGGGCATCTGTCCACTGGCCACGATCCCGAGGCCAAGAGGACGAGGAGCTTAG